In Paenibacillus sp. 1781tsa1, one DNA window encodes the following:
- a CDS encoding glycoside hydrolase family 140 protein has protein sequence MSTNPYSTITALQVSDTGRYLETSEGVPFFWLGDTAWELLHRLNREETELYLRTRANQRFTVIQTVLLAEFSGTTTGDAQGRLPFHMDENGQPEPIRPDTDGPYSYWDHVDAMLQLAGNLGLYVALLPTWGDKFNRKWGKGPEIFSPETAFDYGKWLGERYAEYPQIIWVLGGDRPLETKRHFAIVTSMAQGLKQGGARQLMTFHPPGCDSSSRQLHDEPWLDFNMIQSGHGEREITNDRRVQQDYERKPAKPTLDAEPCYEDIPVGFRGEQGYFDAADVRKAAYYALFAGALGHTYGHHSIWSMYQGPHDLMESNSQGDYFIMSWREALHRPGAEQMRHARALLEGELGPDWRPNSNLIHQNRAGANHAVAAQSKYNAYIYLPNGLYVDVVMGYIEGKKANAMWFCPRTGDTTKVSSDSDSTIPNQGIKRFAAPTSGRGNDWILILKGV, from the coding sequence ATGTCAACTAATCCATACTCTACCATCACTGCGCTTCAGGTTTCCGACACCGGTCGCTATCTGGAAACGTCGGAAGGAGTCCCTTTTTTCTGGCTCGGTGACACGGCTTGGGAACTTCTGCATCGTTTGAACCGGGAAGAGACTGAACTGTACCTTCGTACAAGGGCCAACCAGCGTTTCACGGTCATTCAAACGGTGCTGCTGGCCGAGTTCAGCGGTACCACAACGGGCGATGCTCAAGGCAGACTGCCTTTTCATATGGACGAGAACGGTCAACCTGAACCAATCCGTCCGGATACCGATGGACCTTACTCCTATTGGGATCATGTAGACGCTATGCTTCAACTTGCAGGCAATCTGGGTCTGTATGTTGCACTGCTCCCGACTTGGGGTGACAAGTTCAACAGGAAGTGGGGGAAAGGGCCAGAAATATTTTCACCGGAAACGGCCTTTGATTACGGAAAATGGCTGGGAGAGCGATACGCTGAATATCCTCAGATTATCTGGGTACTGGGGGGAGACCGTCCTCTGGAGACAAAGCGTCATTTCGCAATTGTCACGTCCATGGCACAGGGGCTGAAACAAGGTGGTGCCCGGCAGCTAATGACGTTCCATCCACCGGGATGCGATTCATCTTCTCGCCAACTGCATGATGAGCCGTGGCTTGATTTCAACATGATTCAATCCGGACACGGGGAGCGGGAGATTACCAATGATAGACGTGTACAGCAAGATTATGAACGTAAGCCGGCGAAACCCACGCTTGATGCCGAGCCATGTTACGAGGATATTCCTGTCGGCTTCAGGGGTGAACAAGGCTATTTCGATGCAGCAGATGTGAGGAAAGCTGCGTATTACGCTTTATTTGCTGGTGCGCTGGGTCATACGTATGGACACCATTCCATATGGTCAATGTACCAAGGTCCGCATGATCTCATGGAATCGAACAGCCAAGGGGATTATTTCATTATGTCCTGGCGGGAAGCACTGCATCGTCCTGGTGCGGAGCAGATGCGCCATGCGCGTGCATTACTCGAAGGGGAGCTGGGCCCGGATTGGAGACCCAATTCGAATCTGATTCATCAGAACCGTGCAGGCGCAAATCATGCCGTAGCTGCGCAGAGTAAATATAACGCTTACATTTATCTGCCCAATGGCTTGTACGTCGATGTCGTCATGGGGTATATTGAGGGCAAGAAAGCAAATGCCATGTGGTTTTGCCCCAGAACAGGAGATACAACCAAGGTTTCTTCAGATTCAGATTCTACAATACCGAATCAAGGCATTAAACGTTTTGCAGCCCCAACCAGCGGAAGAGGGAATGACTGGATTTTGATTTTGAAGGGGGTCTAA
- a CDS encoding response regulator, translating to MYKVMIVEDEMLVRIGLKNSVEWSKFGLEVTADFPDGLAAWDYYEREKPDVVITDISMPRMDGMELISNIRRQDKHTRVIVLSCLEEFELARKALTLDVSSYILKLTMTEEEIEQVLTGVREELDQQHIILPQSQKTGTASPDMELVKEKMFKDFMFYRIFSTQEFARFVSESGLRLSPVRLVVCVMEVDRYASLKERFRDEHGHLVKMSLLNILSEIMSGYKRGEAVQINDRHYALVLHYADILSEQSIVQELRQLLEHVQDTIRHYFNSTVSFGISSINGGYDSLPRQYAEAQRALQRKFITGPGQHHQGTGRADHSGVLERLERLRSHTPLRELLPSLKQKEYDEFLDEIERGMNEERKSMEITIYQFVQWINTNVYDHNNEKTLLLSMTEKLEICDTMPDMLDQVVIYIDTLVDLIRKRLQMSDEITRAIEYIKRHYTENISLQMVADHVGLSMGYLSNLFRRELQITYIDYVNRYRIERAKDLLAQNQLRSSDVPALVGFSPEYTYFSKVFKRITGLNPNEYRRQTTLKDRG from the coding sequence ATGTATAAGGTGATGATCGTGGAGGATGAAATGCTCGTTCGCATCGGACTAAAGAACTCCGTCGAATGGAGCAAATTCGGATTGGAGGTTACGGCCGATTTCCCGGATGGCCTGGCCGCATGGGATTATTATGAGCGCGAGAAACCCGACGTGGTCATTACCGATATCAGTATGCCCAGAATGGATGGCATGGAGCTGATCTCCAACATCCGCAGGCAAGACAAACATACACGCGTCATTGTGCTGTCATGTCTGGAAGAATTTGAATTGGCTCGCAAAGCACTGACACTGGATGTGTCCAGTTATATTCTTAAACTAACCATGACCGAAGAAGAGATTGAGCAGGTACTAACAGGGGTCAGGGAAGAGCTGGATCAGCAGCATATTATCCTACCTCAATCGCAAAAGACAGGGACGGCGTCTCCGGATATGGAGCTTGTGAAGGAAAAGATGTTTAAAGATTTTATGTTCTATCGCATCTTCTCAACGCAGGAATTCGCCAGGTTCGTCTCGGAGAGCGGTCTGCGTCTTTCGCCCGTTCGTCTCGTCGTGTGTGTAATGGAAGTGGACCGATATGCCTCGCTCAAGGAACGTTTTCGGGATGAACACGGCCACTTAGTCAAGATGTCGCTGTTAAACATTTTAAGCGAGATCATGTCAGGTTATAAACGGGGAGAGGCGGTTCAGATCAACGACCGGCATTACGCGCTTGTGTTGCATTATGCCGATATATTGTCCGAACAATCCATCGTGCAGGAACTTCGGCAGTTGCTCGAACATGTTCAGGATACGATCCGTCATTATTTCAACAGTACCGTTTCGTTCGGGATCAGCAGCATCAATGGGGGATATGACTCGCTGCCGAGACAATACGCCGAGGCACAACGCGCGTTACAGCGTAAATTCATCACCGGTCCCGGACAACATCATCAAGGAACAGGGCGTGCAGACCATTCGGGCGTGCTTGAACGACTTGAACGGCTTCGAAGTCATACACCTCTTCGGGAATTGCTTCCGTCGCTCAAACAGAAAGAATACGATGAATTCCTGGATGAGATTGAACGCGGCATGAACGAAGAGCGAAAATCAATGGAGATCACCATTTACCAGTTTGTACAGTGGATTAATACGAATGTATATGATCATAACAATGAAAAAACGCTGCTGCTTAGCATGACCGAAAAGTTGGAAATCTGTGACACGATGCCGGATATGCTTGACCAGGTCGTTATCTATATTGACACGTTGGTTGATTTAATTCGCAAGCGCTTACAAATGAGTGATGAGATTACCCGCGCCATTGAGTACATCAAACGTCATTATACCGAAAACATCAGTCTCCAGATGGTTGCAGACCATGTAGGTCTAAGCATGGGGTATCTCAGCAACCTGTTCCGGAGAGAGCTGCAGATCACTTATATTGATTATGTGAACCGTTATCGGATTGAACGTGCCAAGGACCTGCTTGCCCAAAATCAACTGCGCTCTTCCGATGTGCCGGCTCTGGTCGGCTTTTCGCCCGAGTATACGTATTTTAGCAAGGTATTCAAAAGAATCACGGGTCTTAATCCGAACGAATATCGGCGCCAAACGACGCTCAAAGACAGAGGGTGA
- a CDS encoding sensor histidine kinase, whose amino-acid sequence MRTSVKSLFVSRQLRTQLILYIMVISLAVLAGASYFIYSFMQNMIKIQNERLLYQQFQQLDHNIGGLVKEIDRLSMLFLRDDHIQQFLYKISEKTEEEFLESKNDVQRVIADFIDNYNYIDSIYITANNLGAVGGSQKRTLVYDRDAWQQSFFTSEPFRQTLEQYPHLVIHSGIKKSFYNPYLTGEDDGYLISLMRGTRAIYDPTTSATLIFNIDERYLSSIYATALNSEEGDMYIASADGTIISASEADRVGTQSHFTPGAELTDGAYGSLDDEKAGRSMQVVYYKLHDGGWYLLKEIPLSQYADQILGVQRMLVLVFTISVLAIFIASYFWLRKIIKPLNQLSSKMKDMSRGELGVTVDHVPNNELGTVIRRFNEMSLSMVELVDKNNEIQEKKRELELEALQYQINPHFLYNTLNMIRWMAVIVKADNIVNTIVALGNILRPVFSSKDSMCSLRDELSYLDNYLKIINMRFNNNITFTMDVAEEWMDCQVPRFILQPLLENSIASGRQSEDFAIQIGITASVDQERLMLRVTDSGVGMDAESILKLNEKLAKGESPISTVGGSGIGLNNVNKRIRLYYGPDFGIHFVPADQGAEAIVTLPVHRL is encoded by the coding sequence ATGAGGACATCCGTCAAATCCCTGTTTGTCTCCAGACAGCTCCGAACACAGCTTATTCTGTATATTATGGTCATCAGCCTCGCCGTACTGGCGGGGGCTTCTTATTTTATTTATTCCTTTATGCAGAATATGATCAAAATCCAGAACGAACGTTTGCTCTACCAGCAATTCCAACAGCTTGACCATAACATAGGCGGCCTGGTGAAAGAGATCGATCGCCTATCCATGCTTTTTTTGCGGGATGATCACATTCAGCAGTTTTTGTACAAAATTTCGGAGAAAACGGAAGAGGAATTTCTCGAATCGAAAAACGACGTGCAGCGGGTGATTGCCGATTTCATCGACAACTATAACTATATTGACTCGATTTATATTACGGCGAACAATCTCGGGGCAGTAGGAGGAAGTCAGAAGCGGACGCTCGTTTATGATCGGGACGCATGGCAGCAGAGCTTCTTTACTTCCGAGCCCTTCCGTCAAACGCTCGAACAGTATCCTCATCTGGTTATCCATTCCGGAATCAAAAAATCATTCTACAATCCCTATCTGACCGGAGAGGACGATGGTTACCTGATCAGCCTGATGCGTGGCACGCGTGCCATCTATGATCCAACAACAAGCGCCACGCTGATTTTTAATATCGATGAACGGTATCTATCATCCATCTACGCTACGGCGCTGAACAGTGAAGAAGGCGACATGTATATCGCTAGCGCTGACGGAACAATCATTTCGGCCAGTGAAGCAGATCGGGTGGGTACGCAGAGCCACTTCACACCGGGTGCGGAGCTTACGGACGGAGCTTACGGAAGCCTGGATGACGAAAAGGCCGGACGCAGCATGCAGGTTGTATATTACAAACTTCATGACGGCGGGTGGTACCTGCTGAAAGAAATTCCGCTCAGTCAGTACGCAGACCAGATTCTGGGCGTTCAACGAATGCTTGTACTCGTGTTCACGATTAGTGTACTTGCGATATTCATAGCCTCCTATTTCTGGCTTCGCAAAATCATTAAACCGCTCAACCAATTGTCTAGCAAAATGAAAGACATGAGCCGCGGTGAACTCGGGGTTACCGTCGATCACGTTCCGAATAATGAGCTGGGCACGGTCATTCGCCGCTTTAATGAGATGTCGCTCAGCATGGTAGAACTGGTGGACAAAAACAATGAGATTCAGGAAAAAAAGAGGGAGCTGGAACTGGAGGCATTGCAGTATCAGATCAATCCGCATTTCCTGTACAACACCTTGAACATGATTCGCTGGATGGCTGTCATTGTGAAGGCGGACAACATCGTAAATACGATTGTAGCACTGGGCAATATTTTGCGCCCCGTATTCTCCAGCAAAGACTCCATGTGTTCTCTGCGGGACGAACTGTCGTATCTGGACAATTATCTGAAGATCATTAACATGCGATTCAACAATAATATTACATTTACAATGGACGTGGCTGAAGAGTGGATGGATTGTCAGGTGCCACGTTTTATCCTGCAGCCGCTGCTGGAAAATTCCATTGCTTCCGGCAGACAGAGCGAAGATTTTGCCATTCAGATTGGAATTACGGCCTCGGTTGACCAGGAACGTCTGATGCTGAGGGTCACCGATTCCGGCGTCGGAATGGATGCAGAGAGCATCTTAAAGTTAAACGAAAAGCTGGCCAAGGGGGAATCGCCCATATCCACTGTTGGCGGGAGCGGAATCGGACTGAATAACGTCAATAAACGGATTCGTTTGTATTATGGACCGGACTTCGGTATTCATTTCGTTCCGGCCGATCAAGGCGCTGAGGCCATCGTTACATTGCCTGTACATCGATTATAG
- a CDS encoding sugar ABC transporter permease — translation MQRTKTLNRAVTQRTGKLNRKDGIHLLLLATPFVLFTLAFSYVPLFGWIYAFFDYKPGIPLQQTPFLGLENFRNMLDDPRMGPVLANTLALSLLSIATAPVPMLLAILISEVRSGWFKRLVQTVSTLPNYISWIIVFSLAFSMFSTEGAVNSIMMKTGIGSPPVDILGNYDRVWTVQTLLLLWKSAGWSAIIYLAAIVGIDSEQYDAAKVDGAGRMRTIWHITLPSIMPTFIVLLLLSVSNLLSAGFEQYLVFSNVMIADRIEVLDLYVYRLGLVTGDYSYSTAVGIFKTVISVLLLFSVNILSKKVRGQGIV, via the coding sequence ATGCAACGTACCAAGACCCTGAACAGAGCCGTAACCCAAAGGACCGGCAAGCTGAATCGCAAGGACGGCATACACCTCCTGCTTCTGGCCACACCATTTGTACTGTTTACGCTGGCCTTCAGCTACGTACCTTTATTCGGATGGATCTACGCATTCTTTGATTACAAACCAGGCATCCCACTTCAACAAACCCCTTTCCTGGGGCTGGAAAATTTCCGCAACATGCTGGATGATCCACGGATGGGACCCGTGCTGGCGAACACGCTGGCACTAAGCTTGTTGTCCATTGCAACCGCTCCCGTACCGATGCTGCTTGCCATACTGATCTCGGAAGTCCGCTCCGGCTGGTTCAAAAGGCTGGTGCAGACCGTCTCTACACTACCGAATTATATTAGCTGGATCATCGTATTTTCCCTCGCATTCAGCATGTTCAGTACGGAGGGAGCCGTCAATTCCATCATGATGAAAACGGGGATCGGCAGTCCACCCGTGGATATTCTTGGTAACTATGACCGGGTATGGACGGTGCAAACCTTGCTGCTGCTGTGGAAGTCCGCAGGATGGAGCGCCATCATCTATCTGGCTGCCATCGTTGGCATCGACAGCGAACAGTACGATGCAGCCAAGGTGGATGGCGCCGGGCGCATGCGTACGATTTGGCACATTACGCTGCCAAGCATCATGCCGACCTTCATTGTGCTTTTGCTGCTCTCCGTCAGCAACCTGCTGTCCGCAGGATTTGAGCAGTATCTCGTGTTCAGCAACGTCATGATTGCAGACCGGATTGAAGTGCTTGACCTCTACGTATACCGGCTCGGACTGGTGACAGGTGACTACTCGTACTCGACAGCTGTGGGCATTTTCAAAACCGTAATTAGCGTTCTGCTGCTCTTCAGCGTCAACATTCTATCCAAGAAAGTTCGCGGTCAAGGCATCGTCTGA
- a CDS encoding carbohydrate ABC transporter permease, producing the protein MRTQPAGQTLRPVRHTDWKDLTFTLFNYIVLSLLVIITIYPFYYIFIYSISDPIEVQKGVYFWPAGFSLEAYQATVKLPGIMDAAIVSVSRTVLGTLITVFSCSFFAYLITKEEMPFRKIIYRFVLITMYFNAGFIPWYLTMKTYGLQNNFLLYIIPSAMSGFNIILIKTFIEQLPASLEESAKIDGAGYFRIYRSIIFPLSMPIIATIAVFSAVGQWNTWFDNFFLVENPKLQTLQLVLYNFLNQSSNLSNMTTDELTRGDVVRTLTPQSIRMTITMLVTLPIVLVYPMLQRYFVKGIMMGAVKG; encoded by the coding sequence ATGCGCACACAACCCGCAGGACAGACGCTTCGTCCCGTCCGCCACACCGACTGGAAAGACCTTACGTTCACCCTTTTTAATTACATCGTGCTGTCCTTGCTTGTCATCATCACCATATATCCTTTCTACTATATCTTCATCTATTCGATCAGCGATCCCATCGAGGTCCAGAAAGGGGTATATTTCTGGCCAGCCGGCTTCTCCCTTGAAGCTTATCAAGCGACGGTGAAATTGCCGGGCATCATGGACGCTGCCATTGTCAGTGTCTCCCGGACCGTGCTCGGAACGTTGATTACAGTGTTCAGCTGTTCCTTCTTTGCCTATCTCATTACCAAAGAAGAGATGCCGTTCCGCAAAATCATTTACCGTTTTGTACTGATCACCATGTACTTCAATGCAGGCTTTATCCCATGGTATCTGACCATGAAAACGTATGGATTGCAGAATAATTTCCTGCTGTACATCATTCCAAGCGCGATGTCGGGCTTTAACATCATTTTGATCAAAACGTTCATCGAACAGCTACCCGCATCCCTGGAGGAATCGGCCAAGATCGATGGTGCCGGCTACTTCCGGATCTATCGGAGCATTATTTTCCCGCTGTCGATGCCGATTATCGCCACCATTGCCGTATTCTCCGCCGTAGGTCAGTGGAATACCTGGTTCGACAACTTTTTCCTGGTGGAAAATCCGAAGCTGCAAACGTTGCAACTGGTACTCTACAACTTCCTGAACCAGTCCAGTAACCTGTCCAACATGACGACAGATGAGTTGACCCGCGGCGATGTTGTCCGGACGCTCACACCGCAGTCCATTCGCATGACCATTACGATGCTTGTCACGCTGCCGATTGTCCTGGTGTATCCGATGCTGCAGCGGTATTTTGTCAAAGGCATCATGATGGGAGCCGTCAAGGGTTAA
- a CDS encoding extracellular solute-binding protein, with protein MRTKKSFRQVIALLMMTSLLLAACTGSGSGTGQTSTGETGSSDTGSDKDLVTLRVLIMETGSKWNTQQNNEVAKAIAEKIGVKIEYVEADENKFNVLLAGGDLPDLVRTDVNKYQKQLIEGDLIVPLDDLLATSGKDITANIGTVVEYSKKNWSNGTGNLYFLPPQVQSKPGTSIAPITIGPTIRWDWYKEIGTPEMATMDDLLDVVGKIVEKHPQTEDGKKVYGVSMWQDWGLWPYTIPPIIFTENVGTTSDLTASKVGGSDFISNLTDESSNFWTALNFYNKAQRRGLLDPDSLTMKNNDYMAKATAGQIVVGPATWAMGDFNAQHANDGKGYLVVPAGKLAWTGAVNPLGWQDKAYSISKTSKHPEKAMEFLNYIYSYEGARTMYNGVEGKHWKMVDGKPTLTDETLALKAAGGAPYEATGLSLDRNIIGLGGDMVNPDDKMPVDLFTSEEALSKAATPLEKDFAEHYGASYSGEVFKNWIDQGKLNTFTSWMDGMTDEEIVQRNTVPGVTLDDKLKKQEAELKELAAREAAKVILSKDEQAFEANKQAALAAFKKAGADEFTAWYNAEVQRLRQAHGL; from the coding sequence ATGAGAACTAAAAAGTCGTTCCGTCAAGTAATTGCACTGCTCATGATGACGTCTTTGCTGCTGGCAGCTTGTACGGGCAGCGGCTCGGGAACGGGCCAGACCAGCACAGGCGAAACCGGTTCGTCAGATACCGGCTCGGACAAAGACCTCGTGACGCTGCGAGTGCTCATCATGGAAACCGGCTCCAAGTGGAATACGCAGCAGAACAACGAAGTGGCCAAGGCTATTGCCGAGAAGATCGGTGTCAAAATTGAATACGTTGAAGCAGACGAAAACAAATTCAATGTATTGCTCGCTGGCGGCGATCTGCCCGACCTGGTGCGTACGGACGTGAACAAATATCAAAAACAATTGATTGAAGGGGATCTAATCGTTCCACTCGACGACCTGCTCGCTACATCCGGCAAAGACATTACGGCGAACATCGGTACTGTGGTCGAATACAGCAAAAAGAACTGGAGCAACGGTACCGGAAACCTGTATTTCCTGCCTCCCCAAGTGCAATCCAAACCGGGTACTTCCATTGCGCCAATCACCATAGGCCCGACGATTCGTTGGGACTGGTATAAGGAGATTGGCACCCCGGAAATGGCTACGATGGATGACTTGCTGGACGTTGTAGGAAAAATTGTGGAAAAGCACCCGCAGACCGAAGACGGCAAAAAAGTGTACGGCGTGTCCATGTGGCAAGATTGGGGATTATGGCCTTATACGATTCCGCCAATCATCTTTACCGAGAATGTAGGGACTACAAGCGACCTCACTGCATCCAAAGTTGGCGGCAGCGATTTCATCAGTAACTTGACCGACGAGTCCTCCAACTTCTGGACTGCACTTAACTTTTATAATAAGGCTCAACGCAGAGGATTGCTCGATCCGGATTCCCTGACGATGAAGAACAATGACTACATGGCTAAGGCTACTGCAGGACAGATCGTTGTCGGCCCCGCCACTTGGGCAATGGGGGATTTCAATGCACAGCATGCCAATGATGGCAAAGGATATCTGGTTGTGCCTGCTGGCAAACTGGCCTGGACGGGAGCAGTCAATCCGCTCGGATGGCAGGATAAAGCCTACAGCATATCCAAAACATCCAAACATCCTGAAAAAGCGATGGAATTCCTCAATTATATATACTCCTATGAAGGTGCACGCACCATGTATAACGGCGTAGAAGGCAAGCACTGGAAGATGGTAGACGGCAAACCGACACTTACGGACGAAACACTCGCATTAAAAGCAGCAGGCGGAGCTCCATACGAAGCAACCGGACTTTCACTGGATCGCAACATCATCGGTCTGGGCGGTGACATGGTCAATCCCGATGACAAAATGCCGGTCGACCTCTTTACCTCGGAGGAGGCGCTGTCCAAAGCGGCCACCCCGCTTGAGAAAGATTTTGCAGAACACTATGGCGCTTCTTACTCGGGAGAGGTATTTAAAAATTGGATCGATCAAGGCAAACTAAATACGTTCACCAGCTGGATGGACGGCATGACGGACGAGGAGATCGTACAGCGGAACACCGTTCCAGGCGTAACCTTGGACGACAAATTGAAGAAACAGGAAGCAGAACTTAAAGAACTGGCAGCGCGCGAAGCGGCCAAAGTAATTCTTTCCAAGGATGAGCAGGCGTTCGAAGCAAATAAACAGGCTGCACTTGCGGCATTCAAAAAAGCAGGAGCAGATGAGTTTACCGCCTGGTATAACGCCGAAGTACAGCGGCTTCGTCAAGCTCACGGGCTGTAA